One Pongo pygmaeus isolate AG05252 chromosome 10, NHGRI_mPonPyg2-v2.0_pri, whole genome shotgun sequence genomic window carries:
- the PTGES3 gene encoding prostaglandin E synthase 3 isoform X4 — protein sequence MQPASAKWYDRRDYVFIEFCVEDSKDVNVNFEKSKLTFSCLGGSDNFKHLNEIDLFHCIDPNDSKHKRTDRSILCCLRKGESGQSWPRLTKERAKMMNNMGGDEDVDLPEVDGADDDSQDSDDEKMPDLE from the exons GCAACCTGCTTCTGCAAAGTGGTACGATCGAAGGGACTACGTCTTCATTGAATTTTGTGTTGAAGACAGTAAGGATGTTaatgtaaattttgaaaaatcCAAACTTACATTCAG TTGTCTCGGAGGAAGTGATAATTTTAAGCATTTAAATGAAATTGATCTTTTTCACTGTATTGATCCAAAT GATTCCAAGCATAAAAGAACAGACAGATCAATTTTATGTTGTTTACGAAAAGGAGAATCTGGCCAGTCATGGCCAAGGTTAACAAAAGAAAGGGCAAAG ATGATGAACAACATGGGTGGTGATGAGGATGTAGATTTACCAGAAGTAGATGGAGCAGATGAT GATTCACAAGACAGTGATGATGAAA AAATGCCAGATCTGGAGTAA
- the PTGES3 gene encoding prostaglandin E synthase 3 isoform X1 — protein MFNFRQPASAKWYDRRDYVFIEFCVEDSKDVNVNFEKSKLTFSCLGGSDNFKHLNEIDLFHCIDPNDSKHKRTDRSILCCLRKGESGQSWPRLTKERAKLNWLSVDFNNWKDWEDDSDEDMSNFDRFSEMMNNMGGDEDVDLPEVDGADDDSQDSDDEKMPDLE, from the exons GCAACCTGCTTCTGCAAAGTGGTACGATCGAAGGGACTACGTCTTCATTGAATTTTGTGTTGAAGACAGTAAGGATGTTaatgtaaattttgaaaaatcCAAACTTACATTCAG TTGTCTCGGAGGAAGTGATAATTTTAAGCATTTAAATGAAATTGATCTTTTTCACTGTATTGATCCAAAT GATTCCAAGCATAAAAGAACAGACAGATCAATTTTATGTTGTTTACGAAAAGGAGAATCTGGCCAGTCATGGCCAAGGTTAACAAAAGAAAGGGCAAAG CTTAATTGGCTTAGTGTCGACTTCAATAATTGGAAAGACTGGGAAGATGATTCAGATGAAGACATGTCTAATTTTGATCGTTTCTCTGAG ATGATGAACAACATGGGTGGTGATGAGGATGTAGATTTACCAGAAGTAGATGGAGCAGATGAT GATTCACAAGACAGTGATGATGAAA AAATGCCAGATCTGGAGTAA
- the PTGES3 gene encoding prostaglandin E synthase 3 isoform X2 — protein sequence MQPASAKWYDRRDYVFIEFCVEDSKDVNVNFEKSKLTFSCLGGSDNFKHLNEIDLFHCIDPNDSKHKRTDRSILCCLRKGESGQSWPRLTKERAKLNWLSVDFNNWKDWEDDSDEDMSNFDRFSEMMNNMGGDEDVDLPEVDGADDDSQDSDDEKMPDLE from the exons GCAACCTGCTTCTGCAAAGTGGTACGATCGAAGGGACTACGTCTTCATTGAATTTTGTGTTGAAGACAGTAAGGATGTTaatgtaaattttgaaaaatcCAAACTTACATTCAG TTGTCTCGGAGGAAGTGATAATTTTAAGCATTTAAATGAAATTGATCTTTTTCACTGTATTGATCCAAAT GATTCCAAGCATAAAAGAACAGACAGATCAATTTTATGTTGTTTACGAAAAGGAGAATCTGGCCAGTCATGGCCAAGGTTAACAAAAGAAAGGGCAAAG CTTAATTGGCTTAGTGTCGACTTCAATAATTGGAAAGACTGGGAAGATGATTCAGATGAAGACATGTCTAATTTTGATCGTTTCTCTGAG ATGATGAACAACATGGGTGGTGATGAGGATGTAGATTTACCAGAAGTAGATGGAGCAGATGAT GATTCACAAGACAGTGATGATGAAA AAATGCCAGATCTGGAGTAA
- the PTGES3 gene encoding prostaglandin E synthase 3 isoform X3 translates to MFNFRQPASAKWYDRRDYVFIEFCVEDSKDVNVNFEKSKLTFSCLGGSDNFKHLNEIDLFHCIDPNDSKHKRTDRSILCCLRKGESGQSWPRLTKERAKMMNNMGGDEDVDLPEVDGADDDSQDSDDEKMPDLE, encoded by the exons GCAACCTGCTTCTGCAAAGTGGTACGATCGAAGGGACTACGTCTTCATTGAATTTTGTGTTGAAGACAGTAAGGATGTTaatgtaaattttgaaaaatcCAAACTTACATTCAG TTGTCTCGGAGGAAGTGATAATTTTAAGCATTTAAATGAAATTGATCTTTTTCACTGTATTGATCCAAAT GATTCCAAGCATAAAAGAACAGACAGATCAATTTTATGTTGTTTACGAAAAGGAGAATCTGGCCAGTCATGGCCAAGGTTAACAAAAGAAAGGGCAAAG ATGATGAACAACATGGGTGGTGATGAGGATGTAGATTTACCAGAAGTAGATGGAGCAGATGAT GATTCACAAGACAGTGATGATGAAA AAATGCCAGATCTGGAGTAA